Proteins from a single region of Paramormyrops kingsleyae isolate MSU_618 chromosome 9, PKINGS_0.4, whole genome shotgun sequence:
- the leng1 gene encoding leukocyte receptor cluster member 1, translated as MNILPKKSWHVRNKDNIARVRRDEAKAAEDEREVRRRIERAEQEARTDYLRRKSRAALCKGEEVKAVVGTPELGGEEEHLNLFPVEEAGQKKGNEEYLREKKEEKERQERAIGLLVSLGPAPGTEATPWYLKDGDSKSKEIADKSAGWTEQEKCKKDKRLKDSLDPLKEVKKALAVKGRKEKKEKSKRKDKAERMEKISGESSMERLRAERLQREADERRRSQALLEQRSSRGGEAQGQTELQERDRPYNSAYFPELARKRQRRENYSGHL; from the exons GATAACATTGCCCGTGTGCGCCGAGATGAAGCGAAGGCGGCCGAGGACGAGAGGGAGGTCCGGAGGCGGATAGAGAGAGCGGAGCAAGAG GCACGAACAGACTATTTAAGACGAAAATCGCGGGCAGCTCTGTGCAAGGGAGAAGAAGTCAAAGCAGTGGTGGGCACACCGGAGCTGGGCGGTGAGGAGGAGCATCTGAACCTCTTCCCGGTCGAGGAAGCTGGGCAGAAGAAAGGCAATGAGGAGTATCTGAGGGAGAAGAAGGAAGAGAAG GAACGGCAGGAGCGTGCCATTGGCCTGCTGGTGTCCCTTGGCCCCGCCCCTGGCACTGAAGCCACGCCCTGGTACCTGAAAGACGGGGACAGTAAAAGCAAGGAAATTGCTGACAAGAGCGCGGGATGGACGGAGCAGGAGAAATGCAAGAAAGACAAGCGGCTAAAGGACAGCCTGGACCCCTTAAAGGAGGTGAAGAAAGCCCTGGCTGTTAAAGGTAGAAAGGAAAAGAAAGAGAAGAGCAAAAGGAAGGACAAGGCAGAACGAATGGAGAAGATCAGTGGGGAGAG CTCCATGGAGAGATTACGCGCAGAGCGGCTGCAGAGGGAAGCTGACGAGAGACGGCGGTCGCAGGCTTTGCTGGAACAGAGGAGCAGCCGTGGAGGAGAAGCACAGGGGCAGACAGAGCTGCAGGAGAGGGACAGGCCCTACAACAGCGCCTATTTCCCAGAGCTGGCCCGGAAGAGGCAGCGGCGAGAGAACTACAGTGGCCATCTCTGA